The following DNA comes from Nocardioides panzhihuensis.
CGCAGCGTACGCGTCACCATCTCGGTCTGGAAGACATAACCGGTCGACTCGACGCTGCTCAGCTGCAGCTTCTCCAGCGTCGTACGCCGGAAGAGGCGGTAGCCGGCGGTGGCGTCGTGGACGCCGATACCGAGCAGGAGACGGACGTAGAGGTTGCCGCCCACCGACAGCAGCCGTCGCGACAGCGGCCAGTTGACCACGGAACCGCCGCGGATCCAGCGGGCACCGATCACCAGGTCGGCCGACGGGATGGCGTCGAGGAGCAGATGGAGCTCCTCGGGCTGGTGGGAGCCGTCGGCGTCCATCTCCCCGACGAGGTCGTAGCCCTGCTCGATGGCCCACCCGAAGCCATGGAGGTACGCAGCTCCCAGGCCGGCCTTCTCGGCGCGGTGCAGCACGTGGATCTGGCCGTCGTTGTCAGCCAGCTCGTTGGCGATCGTGCCGGTCCCGTCAGGGGAGCCGTCGTCGACGATCAGCACGTCGAC
Coding sequences within:
- a CDS encoding polyprenol monophosphomannose synthase, producing the protein MVIPTYNEADNLAWIVGRLRKAQPRVDVLIVDDGSPDGTGTIANELADNDGQIHVLHRAEKAGLGAAYLHGFGWAIEQGYDLVGEMDADGSHQPEELHLLLDAIPSADLVIGARWIRGGSVVNWPLSRRLLSVGGNLYVRLLLGIGVHDATAGYRLFRRTTLEKLQLSSVESTGYVFQTEMVTRTLRAGLTVKEVPIQFIERIRGESKMSSAVAAESMRRVTRWGLAERRDQLLRLLRRFGLDRLAGGRR